The Methanobrevibacter arboriphilus JCM 13429 = DSM 1125 region TCTAATATAAATTGAAAATGATCTTGAGCTATTAAAGGCATTTAAAACTCCCTTTTAAATATATTTATATAAAATTTATTATTAAAATCTATTATTAAAATTCATTATTAGAATCTATTATTAAAATTCATTATTAAAATCCAATATTAAAATTCATTATTAAAATTTAATATTAAAATTTAATATTAAAATTTAATATTCATAATCTTATTATTTATAGTATAAATGTATTTATACTTATTCAATAAAAAGTTTTTCTACAAATTAGAAAACACATCTAAATACTTTTAAAAACTCTCATGAAAATTTTTAAAGATAATGGATGTATAAAAGAAGTATAATTAAAAAATGGACTGACCGGGATTTGAACCCGGGGCCTCCGCCATGCCAAGGCGACGATCTACCATCTGAGCTACCAGCCCCTACATATTAACAACAATTAATGGTATTAATGATATTATAATACCTATAAAAGATTTATTTTATAAGTATTTAAATTTATCTATAAAACCTATCTATAAGTATTATCTAGAAATAATAAAAATAAAAATAAAAATTACAATTAATATTAGAAAATAAATAAAAATATCATAGAATTAAAAGAAGATTAAAAAGACTAAAAAAGATTAGAAAAGACTAAATAAAATTAAATAAAAATAAGTAAATAAAAATAAGTAAATAAAAGAAATAAAAGGAATAAATGAAATAAAATAAATAAAATAAATAAAATAAATAAATTAAATAAATAAAAGTAGTAAACATCATTAAAATATTATTATTTTTTACCACTTAACTCATATACATTATCAACAATCAATTGGAATAAATTATCATGTTTAATTTCTTTCTTCTTAGAAGGATTAACAAGAAAGCTAAGTGCTTTATTTATAACCTCTTCTGTATTATTAGACCTAAACATTAATCCTTTATCAATATAATATTTATCAACAGATAATGGAGTTCCAGGATAGCATGAGATAACTGGAGTATGTAAAACCGCAGCTTCCCGATTCATTGTTCCACCAGCACCGATGACTAGATCACAACGTTTTATTATACTTGAAGTATCTACAGGAGGCTTTAAAATTGTAACATTTTCAATATCTTTAAATATTTCTGATTGTTCCTTAAAACGAGGTAAAATCAAAATGTTTGCATACTCTTTCAATACATCTACAATTGGAGAAAGAACAGACTCTCTACAGTCAGCATCAAGATAAGATGCAAGAGAGGGTTCAGGCCTCATTAAAATAGTTTTAGGATTTATTAAATCAATATTTAAATCACTTAAAATGTTTTCATTATACTTAAAACTTTTAAAATGAATTATTTCAGAAGTTCCATTATATCTAATAAGCTTATTAGGATTCGCACCATAACCAATTAACTTCCACATATCAATGATTCTTGGAGCTATCAACCTATCACACAATGGAAGAGTAAGTTTATTAGCTGCTTCAGCATGTTCATTATCTAAAACATAAAGACTTGGTATTCCAAGACCAAATGAAATACGAGGTAATTCAATAGAATGTTTAGATAAAGCAACATCAATTTTTTCATGAGCTATAATATCAACTAAGCTATCAACTCTAGCTGTACTTTCCTTTAACTTTTCTTCAAGAGAAACACCATGTTTTCCAACAGAAATAAAATCGAATCCATACATATCCATTAATTTATGGATATCACCAAATTGTCTTCCAGTGATTATTAAATCTTCACCCTCATCTTGAAAATATTTGATTATATCTTTAAAGAACCTTACATGAGGAGAATTTGTTATATCTATCCAAATTTTCAAAATAACCACCTTTATTCAATTTTAATAATACTTTATTCAATTTTAGTAATATATTAAATATTATTTTTAAACATGACAATATTTTTAAACTTAAATATTATTTTTAAAGTTTTCAATAGCTAAAATAACCTTATCTAAACCAATACCTTCCTTAAGACTGGTTTTTATAACTTCAACTTCAGGATTAATATCATGAACATCATTAAACATTTTCTCACTATCTGCACCAACAGCATCAGCTATATCAACTTTATTAATAATAACGAGATCTGCACTCTGGAATATTAAAGGGTGTTTTTCTACAGTATCATCACCTTCACTAACACTTATAACCACAATTCTCATGTGAGAACCAAGATCAAAGTCTACAGGACAAATAAGGTTTCCCACATTTTCAATGAAAAGATAATCAATTTTATCCATTGGCATGTCATCTAAAACATGTTCAACAAGGTGTGCATCAAGATGACATTCTTTTCCAGTATTTAAACCTACAACAGGAACATTATGACGCTCAAATCTACCAGCATCAAATTTACTTATTACATCACCAGCTATAACTCCAATTGAACCATCCATATTATCAATAAGATCTTCAATAAGTGAAGTTTTACCAGAACCAATTGCACCTACAAAATCTACACAAAAAACATTGTTTCCATTAAAAATTTCTTGATTTTTATCAGCTAGTTTTTTATTAGCTTTCATTATATTATGTTGAACTTCAATTTCTGCTACTTTATGCATTAATAACCATCTCTCAATATCTAATAAACTTTTATAAACCTTTAATAATCATAATCTTTTAATAATCATACTATTTTAATAACCATTATTTATTAATAATTATCCTAATCAGATTCAATTCTCTAATAAAAATAATACCTAATCATCAGGTTTTTCAATAACTATATTTTTTACAATACAATCTTTACCATTGGTAACTTCAATAATTTTATTTTCACATTTAGGACACTCTACCATAGGAGCATAATGATCCAAATCATCACTATCAGCTAAACCAATATATCCACATTCTTTACATTTAATTTCAATAGGAATTTCAACCATAACAAAATTAGCATCCTTTGCTATTGTATCTTCACTAAGAACACCAAGCATGAACTTAACTTGTTCAGGATTTAGGAGAGCTAACTTTCCAATTTCAATAGTAACTTCAGTAACTTCAGTAGCATCATTTTGCTCTGCATTTGAAATAACTGCCTTTAAAATACCATCTGCCATTGATAATTCATGCATCAGTACACCTCTTAAAAAAATAAATTTAATATTAAATTAGACATTATTAAATTAAATATATAAACTTAAAATTATATATCCAACATAAAATTATATATTAAACTTAAATTTAAATATATAAAACTTAAATTAGATATATTAAAAAAATATTTATAAAACATATATAATATATTTTTCCAAAAATATCCAAAATACAAAAATATCTAAAATAAAAAAATATCTAAAATATTAATAAATATCTAATATTAATTAATATTAATAAATATTGCTAAATATTAATAAACTTAATTCTAATTTTAGGTTTAATAATACTATTTATTAAAATCTTAAATAAAAGTTA contains the following coding sequences:
- a CDS encoding DUF354 domain-containing protein, with amino-acid sequence MVILKIWIDITNSPHVRFFKDIIKYFQDEGEDLIITGRQFGDIHKLMDMYGFDFISVGKHGVSLEEKLKESTARVDSLVDIIAHEKIDVALSKHSIELPRISFGLGIPSLYVLDNEHAEAANKLTLPLCDRLIAPRIIDMWKLIGYGANPNKLIRYNGTSEIIHFKSFKYNENILSDLNIDLINPKTILMRPEPSLASYLDADCRESVLSPIVDVLKEYANILILPRFKEQSEIFKDIENVTILKPPVDTSSIIKRCDLVIGAGGTMNREAAVLHTPVISCYPGTPLSVDKYYIDKGLMFRSNNTEEVINKALSFLVNPSKKKEIKHDNLFQLIVDNVYELSGKK
- the hypB gene encoding hydrogenase nickel incorporation protein HypB, which codes for MHKVAEIEVQHNIMKANKKLADKNQEIFNGNNVFCVDFVGAIGSGKTSLIEDLIDNMDGSIGVIAGDVISKFDAGRFERHNVPVVGLNTGKECHLDAHLVEHVLDDMPMDKIDYLFIENVGNLICPVDFDLGSHMRIVVISVSEGDDTVEKHPLIFQSADLVIINKVDIADAVGADSEKMFNDVHDINPEVEVIKTSLKEGIGLDKVILAIENFKNNI
- the hypA gene encoding hydrogenase maturation nickel metallochaperone HypA produces the protein MHELSMADGILKAVISNAEQNDATEVTEVTIEIGKLALLNPEQVKFMLGVLSEDTIAKDANFVMVEIPIEIKCKECGYIGLADSDDLDHYAPMVECPKCENKIIEVTNGKDCIVKNIVIEKPDD